In Mycolicibacterium aromaticivorans JS19b1 = JCM 16368, the following proteins share a genomic window:
- a CDS encoding PPE domain-containing protein, giving the protein MTITFDATRLSSAANQLSNNANGYPPAVAEPPGADMTSASAVAQLNAASAALSAVLSHGSAVREVGAVALAGTATLLQAQDDANAAGISTGVAPNQVGGAAAIPNVPPPNVPTISELPAALAPLPGESHSHALYTGPGSASLHAFADQWEQTAADLRESATSTMQVAEAVDASWQDGRQRAGANTRRHGEWLSEMSEHASTLVTHARTVAQSFEIAKQNTPSPHEFTLARRDLQQAMARFEASRGANVLEVQQKSQILAHKQAEATAAAANYHSSTTSGSLSGLSSQIKTAPPIAAGGNLVQALDAPLAPPPRPEPYFDPRNPFVGDERFGQWVNVVPPPYTGDTPPAPWTGHRSMEDFPGKEPAGPSGFYVPGGKTWVDDNAPPMAYLQEQYRFRISGQDYTPFTRMVNGHQQQWVQYTYEAQKFTQLNIAGDAWASTDPDEIARTPGGVMTGGLAGITPPPNIGSWEPISLPQITSLSDANPSVTYYIPNGCGGQFTFSGGVPAGIQPPPVIPRMIAGG; this is encoded by the coding sequence GTGACGATCACGTTCGATGCGACACGGTTGAGCTCTGCTGCAAATCAGCTGTCTAACAACGCGAACGGCTATCCCCCAGCCGTTGCGGAGCCGCCGGGCGCCGATATGACCTCTGCATCGGCAGTGGCGCAGCTCAACGCAGCGTCCGCGGCCTTGTCTGCGGTGCTGTCGCATGGCTCAGCGGTGCGTGAGGTCGGTGCCGTCGCGTTGGCGGGGACGGCAACGCTGTTGCAGGCGCAAGACGACGCCAACGCCGCGGGGATCAGTACGGGAGTAGCGCCCAACCAGGTTGGCGGAGCGGCTGCGATTCCCAACGTTCCCCCGCCGAACGTGCCGACTATCTCTGAGTTGCCCGCAGCCTTGGCCCCTTTGCCCGGGGAGTCACATTCACACGCCCTCTACACCGGCCCCGGCTCAGCCAGCCTGCATGCGTTCGCCGACCAGTGGGAGCAGACAGCTGCAGATCTTCGTGAGTCGGCAACATCGACGATGCAGGTTGCCGAGGCGGTCGATGCCAGTTGGCAGGACGGTCGACAGCGTGCGGGCGCCAACACTCGTCGCCACGGCGAATGGCTTTCGGAGATGAGTGAGCACGCCAGCACTTTGGTCACCCACGCGCGAACAGTCGCCCAGAGTTTCGAGATAGCCAAACAGAACACGCCCAGTCCGCATGAATTCACGCTCGCGCGCCGAGATCTGCAGCAGGCAATGGCGCGGTTCGAGGCCAGCCGCGGCGCCAACGTCTTAGAAGTTCAGCAGAAGAGTCAGATCCTCGCGCACAAGCAGGCTGAAGCCACCGCAGCGGCGGCGAACTATCACTCGTCGACTACCAGCGGAAGCCTCTCTGGCCTAAGCAGCCAAATCAAGACGGCGCCTCCCATCGCGGCCGGCGGCAACCTGGTTCAGGCCCTGGACGCACCTCTGGCACCACCGCCGCGCCCGGAGCCCTATTTCGATCCGCGCAATCCGTTCGTAGGCGACGAGCGGTTCGGACAGTGGGTCAATGTTGTGCCCCCTCCCTATACCGGCGATACGCCCCCGGCGCCGTGGACGGGGCACCGCTCGATGGAGGACTTCCCCGGCAAGGAGCCTGCCGGTCCGTCCGGCTTTTACGTTCCCGGCGGAAAGACGTGGGTCGACGACAATGCCCCGCCCATGGCATATCTGCAGGAGCAGTACCGTTTCCGCATCTCCGGGCAGGACTACACCCCGTTTACTCGTATGGTGAACGGTCATCAGCAGCAGTGGGTGCAATACACCTACGAGGCGCAGAAATTCACGCAACTCAACATTGCAGGGGATGCCTGGGCGTCCACCGACCCCGATGAGATTGCCCGAACCCCGGGCGGGGTCATGACCGGTGGCCTGGCCGGCATCACGCCGCCACCGAACATTGGGAGTTGGGAACCAATTTCGTTGCCGCAGATCACCTCGCTATCTGACGCCAATCCCTCGGTCACGTACTACATTCCTAACGGATGCGGCGGCCAATTCACGTTCAGTGGCGGCGTGCCCGCAGGTATCCAACCGCCGCCCGTCATTCCCCGCATGATCGCCGGCGGTTAG